A region of Clostridium acetobutylicum ATCC 824 DNA encodes the following proteins:
- a CDS encoding tagaturonate reductase encodes MKLNRSNFSEFKKYPEKILQFGEGNFLRAFVDWQVDRMNKAADFNAGVVIVQPLEQGLVDMLNEQDGLYTLYLQGLKEGKAVKEHSVIDCVTRGLNPYTQYEEYLKLAENPEMEIVISNTTEAGIAFDENDKLGRTCQNSYPGKLTAFLYRRFKTFNGDKSKGMLIIPCELIDRNGEKLKATILKFAELWNLEKEFADWIEEANTFCCTLVDRIVPGYPRDTIEEVHAELGYEDSLVDVGEQFHLWVIEGPEWIKDILPFEKAGVNIQVVKDVTPYRTRKVRILNGAHTALVPVAYLYGLDTVGHSVEDKVIGKYLTELVYDEIIPTLDLPEEELKYFAGAVLERFLNPFVNHYLMSIALNSMPKFETRDLPSLLEYKKRKGQLPKKLVFSLAALIEFYKGKRGDEDIKLADGEDILELYKDLWSKFDGTDACYRNIVETVLGYEKNWKMNLNELEGLTDAVTENLIKIDKLGMKEAVKSVM; translated from the coding sequence ATGAAATTAAATAGGAGTAATTTTAGTGAATTTAAAAAGTATCCTGAAAAGATCCTACAGTTCGGAGAAGGAAACTTTTTAAGAGCTTTTGTTGATTGGCAAGTTGACAGAATGAACAAAGCAGCAGATTTTAATGCCGGAGTAGTTATAGTACAACCACTTGAACAGGGTTTAGTTGATATGCTTAATGAACAAGATGGATTATATACATTATACTTACAAGGTTTAAAAGAAGGAAAAGCTGTTAAAGAACATTCAGTAATAGACTGTGTAACTAGAGGATTAAATCCATACACTCAGTATGAAGAATATCTTAAATTAGCTGAGAATCCAGAAATGGAGATTGTTATATCAAATACAACTGAAGCTGGAATAGCATTTGATGAAAATGATAAGCTTGGAAGGACCTGTCAGAATAGTTATCCAGGAAAGTTAACTGCATTTTTATATAGAAGATTTAAAACTTTCAATGGTGATAAATCAAAAGGTATGCTAATTATACCTTGTGAGCTTATAGACAGAAACGGAGAAAAATTAAAGGCAACTATACTTAAGTTTGCTGAACTTTGGAATTTAGAAAAAGAATTTGCTGACTGGATAGAAGAAGCTAATACTTTCTGCTGTACACTTGTAGATAGAATAGTGCCAGGATATCCAAGAGATACAATAGAAGAAGTTCATGCAGAATTAGGATATGAAGATAGTTTAGTTGACGTAGGAGAGCAATTCCACTTATGGGTAATAGAAGGACCTGAATGGATAAAGGATATACTACCTTTTGAAAAAGCAGGAGTAAACATTCAAGTAGTTAAGGATGTTACACCTTATAGAACAAGAAAGGTTAGAATATTAAATGGAGCACACACTGCGTTAGTTCCAGTAGCATACCTTTATGGATTAGATACTGTTGGACATTCAGTTGAGGACAAGGTTATTGGAAAATACTTAACAGAATTAGTATATGATGAAATAATACCAACACTAGATCTTCCAGAAGAAGAACTTAAATACTTTGCAGGTGCTGTACTTGAAAGATTCTTAAATCCTTTCGTAAATCATTATTTAATGAGCATTGCTTTAAATTCAATGCCAAAATTTGAAACTAGAGATTTACCTTCTCTTCTTGAATATAAAAAGAGAAAAGGTCAGCTTCCAAAGAAACTTGTATTCTCACTTGCTGCTCTTATAGAATTCTACAAGGGAAAAAGAGGAGACGAGGATATAAAATTAGCTGATGGAGAAGATATTTTAGAGTTATATAAAGACTTATGGTCAAAATTTGATGGAACTGATGCTTGCTACAGAAATATAGTAGAAACAGTATTAGGATATGAAAAGAACTGGAAAATGAACTTAAATGAATTAGAAGGCTTAACAGATGCAGTTACTGAAAACTTAATTAAAATAGATAAATTAGGAATGAAAGAGGCTGTAAAGTCTGTAATGTAA